Proteins encoded together in one Plasmodium malariae genome assembly, contig: PmUG01_00_23, whole genome shotgun sequence window:
- the PmUG01_00045400 gene encoding STP1 protein, whose protein sequence is MISRLLQFKNIENKVIQKINSLINENNKDKFREGCTYLAEYLINNNKPPLYYENYSVTWKGTLNYRLENYYKKLDKHGGCPLILEEKDKNFLKLKYEEVDFCEMKNKYLEEIKSLSKKSKNSDSYSSKCNEYNEWIDKMKNYFEENKSLFGTCYQKTNQKKKKRRSEFICDLMNNQTFKKLNDCPPVNKLQPPEGESEKEEIGSQTKDKEKMGESSVLHDSPEQAEQTKPTEGSATNQVNQDTKHNQHEEKNEEPEFPSQSNVQTQAHLSSLESHSNEVVAKSEGSLESQTPTLLSNSQPTSEVSGKSVSLASVPPDTKPENPSESTLSSPISKFSPSSLASTMPSVTSGQLKKKKKIKRRQAKFLKILIPSHSGRKREFLTHNHLEDPCYDDEEITKKIKIFEHNVIKNLQEKKQKNERTKIIIEVHLEVLEAYRKEEWECKKGEFLEICLDVFKKERYGTHSNLTNDDLIMKNVKSCGHIEKQKILWNKWIERHKNISDKFKKVEWFNNLKNDWKKEKSYIKEMEELKNKSSNEYQNILFLEREKDVWRRWISEKGKILKQYIDQIWFKELSELNQNMLDEYKNEEKANYVSLINIEELEHGKNYEELYKYIKSKLLSKLCILVLMTILEECKKEDYTEDRELHLDSSINERKTKKNSEKIPEISDKFIEKYSNVYENSQNSNIHNNIEENFFREEMNDWIGEEVTNVNSIESVSNLDK, encoded by the exons ATGATCTCTAGACTGTTAcagtttaaaaatattgaaaataaagtaatacaaaaaatcAATTCcttaattaatgaaaataataaagataaatttaGGGAAGGATGCACATATTTGGCTGAATAtctaattaataataataaaccaccactatattatgaaaattatagtGTAACTTGGAAAGGAACATTAAATTATAGATTAGAAAATTACTACAAAAAGCTAGATAAACATGGAGGATGCCCTTTGATTTTAgaggaaaaagataaaaactttttaaaattaaaatatgaagaagtaGATTTCtgtgaaatgaaaaataaatatctagaagaaataaaaagctTAAGTAAAAAATCAAAGAATTCTGATAGTTATTCAAGCAAATgtaatgaatataatgaGTGGATTGATAAAATGAAGAACTATTTTGAGGAAAACAAAAGCCTTTTTGGAACGTGCTACCAAAAAacaaaccaaaaaaaaaaaaaaagacgtTCAGAATTTATATGCGACTTAATGAACAATCAAACATTCAAAAAACTTAATGACTGCCCCCcagtaaataaattacaacCTCCTGAAGGTGAATCtgaaaaggaagaaatagGTTCACAAAcaaaagataaagaaaaaatggggGAATCATCTGTATTACATGATTCACCCGAACAAGCCGAACAAACTAAACCTACAGAGGGATCTGCCACTAATCAAGTGAATCAAGATACAAAACATAATCAACatgaagagaaaaatgaagaacCTGAATTTCCATCTCAATCTAACGTACAAACACAAGCTCATTTATCATCACTTGAATCTCATTCTAATGAAGTTGTAGCTAAATCGGAAGGTTCTTTAGAGTCTCAGACACCAACACTTCTCTCAAATTCCCAACCAACTTCAGAAGTATCAGGTAAATCTGTATCTCTTGCTTCAGTTCCGCCAGACACAAAACCAGAAAATCCTTCCGAAAGTACACTATCTTCTCCAATATCAAAATTCTCTCCAAGTTCTTTAGCTTCAACTATGCCTTCTGTAACTTCAG gacagttaaaaaaaaaaaaaaagataaaaagaagacaagcaaaatttcttaaaatactAATACCTTCACATTCGGGCAGAAAAAGAGAATTTTTAACTCATAATCATTTGGAGGACCCATGTtatgatgatgaagaaattactaaaaaaataaagatatttgAACATAACgtgataaaaaatttacaagagaagaagcaaaaaaatgaaaggaCTAAAATTATCATAGAAGTACATTTGGAAGTACTTGAAGCGTACAGAAAAGAAGAATGGGAATGcaaaaaaggagaatttttagaaatatgcctagatgtatttaaaaaagaaagatatgGAACTCATTCTAATTTAACAAATGATGatctaataatgaaaaacgtTAAAAGTTGCGGTCATATTGAGAAACAAAAAATCTTATGGAACAAGTGGATAGAaagacataaaaatatttctgataaatttaaaaaagttgaatggtttaataatttgaaaaatgactggaaaaaagaaaaatcatacataaaagaaatggaagaattaaaaaataagtcaTCGAATGaatatcaaaatattctGTTCTTGGAAAGAGAGAAAGATGTATGGAGGAGGTGGATATCAGAAAAGGGAAAGATtctaaaacaatatattgaTCAAATCTGGTTTAAAGAATTATCAGAGCTTAACCAGAATATGTTAGATgaatacaaaaatgaagaaaaagcaAATTATGTGtcactaataaatatagaagaatTGGAACacggaaaaaattatgaagaattatataaatatataaaatcaaaATTACTATCAAAACTTTGTATATTAGTACTTATGACAATATTAGAAGAATGCAAAAAAGAAGATTATACAGAAGATAGAGAATTACATTTAGATAGTTCCATAAATGAAAggaaaactaaaaaaaattcagaaAAAATACCAGAAATTTCAgataaatttattgaaaagTATAGTAACGTTTATGAAAATAGCCAAAATAgcaatattcataataatatagagGAGAACTTCTTTAGGGAAGAGATGAACGACTGGATAGGAGAAGAAGTAACTAATGTAAATTCCATAGAAAGTGTGAGTAATCTTGACAAATAA